One window of the Perca flavescens isolate YP-PL-M2 chromosome 5, PFLA_1.0, whole genome shotgun sequence genome contains the following:
- the tmem230b gene encoding transmembrane protein 230b, whose protein sequence is MPARNVVSGRVGYSRVASDDDGYIDLQFKRSPPKVPYKAIALATVLFLIGSLLIIIGSLLLAGYFGVTHSDRTVPVLIIGILVFLPGIYHLRIAYYASRGYRGYSYDDIPDFDD, encoded by the exons ATGCCTGCTCGGAACGTTGTGTCGGGTAGAGTCGGGTACTCCCGGGTGGCCTCTGATGATGACGGCTACATCGACCTACAG TTCAAAAGGAGCCCACCCAAAGTCCCGTACAAAGCCATAGCGCTCGCCACAGTCCTCTTCCTAATCGGCTCTCTGCTGATCATCATCGGCTCCCTTCTCCTGGCTGGGTACTTTGGGGTCACT cACTCGGACCGAACCGTACCCGTCCTCATCATCGGGATCCTTGTCTTCCTGCCGGGTATTTACCACCTACGGATAGCGTACTACGCATCAAGGGGTTACCGGGGCTACTCCTACGACGATATCCCCGACTTTGATGACTGA